In a genomic window of Flavobacterium lipolyticum:
- a CDS encoding DUF2851 family protein, protein MKEDFLHYLWRFKKFETLDLRTTQNEPLIIIKTGDYLELSGPDFFNAQIKIGDQKWAGNIEIHLKSSDWYVHAHEKDTAYDNVILHVVWEHDTEIFRKNNTEIPVLVLKEYTSKEILTNYHALVAPKSWIFCEKSITEIEEFVFKNWQERLFFERLERKAIFIYDLLKENQQDWEAVLFSLFARNFGLNTNGISFLQMAKSLPFSIVRKESFEVENLEALFFGTIGLLDSEKEDVYFTDLKMRYYYLLNKYQLKRHPIDPIQFYKHRPDNFPTIRLSQLANLYQKQNLFSKIIAVKSVEEVRKLLIVSASTYWQNHYQFDKESSKKPKALSHAFIDLLIINTILPLQFAYAATRDESISEELISFMNQVAPESNAIISKFESFGVKAKNAFETQALLELKKEYCNQKACLRCALGIELLKNN, encoded by the coding sequence ATGAAAGAAGATTTTCTTCATTACCTCTGGAGATTCAAAAAGTTTGAAACTCTAGATCTTAGAACTACTCAGAATGAACCGCTCATCATTATTAAAACGGGTGATTATCTGGAACTTTCCGGGCCGGATTTCTTTAATGCTCAAATTAAAATAGGAGATCAAAAATGGGCAGGTAATATCGAAATACATCTCAAGTCTTCAGATTGGTATGTACACGCTCACGAAAAAGATACCGCTTATGACAATGTAATTCTGCATGTGGTATGGGAACACGATACAGAGATTTTTAGAAAGAATAATACCGAGATTCCGGTTCTGGTTTTAAAAGAGTATACTTCTAAAGAAATACTCACTAATTATCACGCTCTTGTAGCGCCAAAATCATGGATATTCTGCGAAAAAAGCATCACTGAAATTGAGGAGTTTGTTTTTAAAAACTGGCAGGAAAGACTATTCTTTGAGCGTTTAGAGCGTAAGGCAATATTTATTTATGATTTGTTAAAGGAGAATCAGCAGGACTGGGAAGCGGTTTTATTCTCGTTATTTGCGAGGAATTTTGGATTGAATACCAATGGAATTTCTTTTCTGCAAATGGCAAAATCCCTTCCGTTTTCAATTGTTAGAAAGGAAAGCTTTGAAGTTGAAAATCTCGAAGCGTTGTTTTTTGGCACCATTGGATTGCTGGACTCTGAGAAAGAAGATGTGTATTTCACCGACTTAAAAATGAGGTATTATTATCTGTTGAACAAATACCAGTTAAAAAGGCATCCTATAGATCCAATTCAGTTTTATAAGCATCGCCCGGATAATTTTCCAACCATTCGACTCTCACAACTTGCTAATTTATATCAAAAACAAAACCTGTTTTCAAAAATAATTGCTGTAAAATCAGTTGAGGAAGTACGTAAGCTGTTAATAGTATCGGCAAGTACGTATTGGCAGAACCATTATCAGTTTGATAAAGAAAGTTCAAAGAAACCAAAGGCTTTGTCTCACGCATTTATAGATTTACTCATTATAAATACGATTCTCCCGCTTCAGTTTGCCTATGCGGCTACAAGAGATGAATCAATTTCTGAGGAGTTAATTTCTTTTATGAATCAGGTAGCACCAGAGAGCAATGCGATTATTAGTAAATTTGAGTCCTTTGGAGTAAAAGCTAAAAATGCTTTTGAAACTCAGGCGCTTTTAGAACTTAAAAAAGAATATTGCAATCAGAAAGCCTGTTTAAGATGTGCATTAGGAATAGAATTGCTTAAGAATAATTAG
- a CDS encoding PspC family transcriptional regulator, with product MSAILKLKFFFEKYGFHVSSRLADKLGMRVTSVRLFFIYISFVTAGLGFGIYLTLAFWIRLKDLIRAKRTSVFDL from the coding sequence ATGTCGGCTATTTTAAAACTTAAATTCTTTTTTGAAAAATATGGTTTTCACGTATCTTCAAGATTAGCGGATAAACTTGGGATGCGCGTGACAAGTGTGAGATTGTTTTTTATTTACATTTCATTTGTTACCGCCGGGCTTGGATTCGGAATTTACCTTACTTTGGCTTTTTGGATTCGTTTAAAAGATCTGATTCGTGCCAAACGAACTTCGGTATTTGATTTATAA